The genomic segment TTAGCTATCCTCATTCATGCTCAGAGGTATTGGATCCGTAGTAAAACGACTTCATTCTTTGCGAAGTGCTTACGATCTGATAAATAAATTAAATGGAATACACAACCTTTAAACCTCATAAAGATCTCTCATGGATCGTTGATTGCTATTGGACTCTACTGGTCCCAAAACAAGATAACCCAAAGAAGCAACGAATTATCCCCGATGGCTTCCTTGAAATGGCCTTCATTCTCGGCGATGACATAAAGCGCTATACTTCAACAAAAGATTATATTTTGCAACCAAGAGCTATGATCTTAGGCCAGACGATAGATCCTTTTTATATTGAGCCAACTGGCTATGTTGATACCTTTTCGATTCGTTTTATCCCCTATGGATTATCCCATCTATTCAACATAAAATTAAATTCGTTAGTAAATAAAGAGACTCCGCTTGACACTATACTTGGGGAAACCGAGGCGAAGGAATTGCAGGAACAAATTATCAATGCGAAAGACGCAGCCCAAAGAATTTCCCATATTGAATCATTCCTTCGAAAAAAACTATCAAATCCTCAAAAGATTGATTGCTTAGTCAAATCTACCCTTGATACAATTTTTGAAACACTAGGAAAGAAATCAATCCAGACCATCGTCGGAGATTCTCCTTCCTTGAGGAGAAAACTTGAACGGAAGTTCAAGAAAGAAATGGGATTGAGTCCAAAACAATATGGCAAGATCGTAAGATTTCAGGCTGCATTGAAAATGCTACTTAACCGGGAATCGGAAAACTTAACTGAGATTGCACATATGTTTGACTACTATGACCAAGCACATTTCATCAAAGACTTTAAAGATTTTACAAGTCTTAATCCGAAAGATTTTTTAAACAATGATGCGATGGCGCTTTCTTCCATTTTTTACAAATAATTTATATTGAATGTCGTTTTTTTACAATTTTATACAGAATAAAAATGGTATCCTTGATTCATGAAAAAATTTTCTTCCACTCTATTTCTACTTCTATCTATTTTCAGTTTAGCGCAATGCGGCAAAAAGGAGAATAAACAGATAAGCAATGTCGCTATATTTGAGATACCATCCAAGCAGATCGATAAATCTATTCAATTCTATGAAAACATTTTTGGAATCAAATTACTAAATGTGGAATTTGAAGGAATGAAAATGGCCATCTTTCCAACGGAAGACCAGCAAGTCACCGGAGTAATAATTGAAGCTGAAGGATATGAACCCTCCGCAAACGGAGTAACCATTTATTTAAATGCAGGAAAAAATTTGGAAAGGACGTTAGATCTCATCCCAAAAAATGGAGGAAAGATCCTAATCCCCAAAACTCCGCATGCTGACCAGAATGGATTTTTCGCAATTTTTCTCGACATTGATGGTAACAAATTAGGTTTGCACTCTTCCGATTAATCAACGTTTCCAGATACGAGGTGAGAGTATAAGCATGCATTTTCATCTGCAGAGGAGGCGAATTTTTGTTTCTGACTCTCCCAATGAACAAAACCCTGCTAATGAGAAAGTGTTGCTCCAAAGAAACAAAATGCTATTCGTATATAAAAAAAGTCTGATTTCTAATATTGTATCATATGATTTAAATTGATTCGATGACAATCTCTATGATGGTATTTTTTGTTACGCTTTGCTCCACCTACTTACAAAGGTGGAAAGATATAAATTCATAGAGAATTGCTACAATCATCTCAATGAAAACGGCATCATGGTATTTGTTACACTTTCATAAAAAGATAGTCGATATGGAAAAGGTACACAGCAGGAAATGGATACCTTTTTGACCACACATGGAATTACACTTTTTTTCTATGATGAAATATCTGTTCATTCTGAATTTCACAAATATGGCTTAGTTGAATGCAAGGAAATTCAGGAGCCAAAAATTACCTCAGAAAATAAGCCACCTGAAATTTTTTATTATATCATCTGCCAAAAGGTTCCAGCTTAAATTTCTTTTCATGTAGCCATTAAGATGGACGATAACATTGATAAACCCCGTTAACTCGGGACTGTCTTCGGGACCAAGTAGTAAGCTCCTCTTTTTCAAAACAGTCACTTTTGAAATTCTCATTGATCAAATGCAAGTCTGATTACACTTGAACCATGGGTGTTAGCAAACTAGAATTATTTAACAAAAAGCAAAATCGAATAGCCTCGTATGCAAAAGCACTAGGCCATCCTGCGCGTATTGCAATCCTTGAAACGATCATCAAGAAGAGATCCTGTATCTGTGGAGACTTGGTTGATGAGTTAAAACTGGCGCAAGCTACTGTTTCGCAACATCTAAAAGCTTTAAAAGAAGTAAATCTTATATCAGGTACGATCGAAGGACCTTCCGTATGTTATTGCATAAACGAAAAAGCTTGGAGCGAAATTTCTGATTATTTTGGCACTTTTTTCTCCAAACATGAAAAATCTACAAATTGCTGTTAAAATTTTGTTGATTCTATCGTAATATTACGATGAAATGGTCTCAATCATCATTTGGAGTCACATGAAACTTTCAGAAATTAAAAACTTACTTCCGAATTTAAATACACTTACCTTCAAGCTAGAAAATGGAAGCTCTGTTCCTTCTCATTTTCATATCACAGAGGTAGGCCTTCTCACTAAAGATTTCATTGATTGTGGTGGCACACTTCGAAAGGAAACCACAATTAATTTTCAGCTATGGAATTCTAATGATATAGAACATAGATTGGATTCGCAAAAGTTATTAAAGATTCTTCATTTAGCAGAAGAAAAATTGCCTTTAGGGGATGCGGAGATTGAAGTGGAATACCAACAAGATACCATTGGAAAGTATGACCTTACGTTTCGCGGTTCCTCCTTCCTTTTACAAAACAAAAACACTGCTTGTCTTGCTAGCAGTCAATGTGGCAATTCTGAAAAACAGGACTCGCAAGCAAAAGTCACGACCAAAAATTCCTGTTGCAATTGAAATGGACTTAGGAGCTCAGGAATCTCCCGAGGCCAATTGTAAGGCCTATGATTGCCTTTCCGTATGTAGGCATCTTACAAACGGTATGCTTTGGATTAAAGGATAGTTGTCATGGAAAAAAACTTTTATGATTTTATTGGTGGTGATTGGGGTAAATGGAAAGTTTTGAATACCTATCAGATAAAGGGCGAAGGATTGCCCTCGCCTTCCCATCTAAACATTGTTCCAAGCGATTTCGAAAAGGAGCAGTCTGGTATCTGGAGACTTAGAGGATTTACAAGCAATGTAAGGTATGCTAATAGAACGGAACTAAATGTACTATCTTCGATCCAAGCTCCCTTAGGTAGAGAGGATTCGAATTTTGCAGCACTCATCCCGATTAAAAAAAGCGAAACATGGTGGCAACTTTCCCAAGATGAAAGGAGACACATTTTTGAAGAGTCATCCCATCATACGGAAATTGGAATCAAATTCTTACCTCAAATTGCAAGAAAGCTCTTCCATTGTAGAGACATAGGTGAGCCATATGATTTTCTTACTTGGTTCGAATTTTCATCAGAAAATAGAAAAGATTTTGATCTGCTACTTGAATCATTGAGAGCTTCTGAAGAATGGGAATATGTAGAATCAGAAATGGAAATTCGCTTAGAAAGGATAGAATTCTAAAAATTTCAAAATCGCAAACAGCTTATTGTTATTCCAAATGTCTTTCATTTCCAACGTTCACAATGTACATTCGTTACATTTGTTATAACAATAAGGTATAATTTTATTTATTCCAAAACGTTCTTTTTTACTTTCATGAATAAAGATTGACTCAATCACGAACCCCTTCCTATATTTTCACCTATGGCACAAATCAACCCACATATCAATTTCAATGGAAATGCAGAAGAGGCCTTCCGATTTTACCAATCCGTTTTTGGTGGTAAGTTAAATCAGATTGTCAGACTTAAAGATCTCGCGGGGCCAGATTTTCCCATTCCGGATATTGATGCAGATAAGATTATGCACATCTCCCTACCGATTGGCAATTCTCTCCTCATAGGAAACGACGTACCTTCTTTTCTTGGTAAAGTCGATGAAAAGGAAAATAGATCAAAGATATCCGTGAGTACAGATAGCAAGGAAGAAGCAGATACTATTTTCCTTCGCTTAGCCAAAACGGGAACAGTGGAAGCAGAAATCGGTGATAGCCCATGGGGGACTTACTTTGGGATGCTCAGAGACCAATTCGGTATTGAGTGGATCATCGAATTCAATGCAAAGAAGACCTAGAAAGAAACTCATCCCTTTTTTTTCCTCTGATTGATACTCCATGAATTCCAAATACGATCCTGTTCCAGATGGCATACAAAAAAAACAATCTTCCGTTCTTTTTCAGGAACAAAAGCCTCCTGAGAAATTCCAGGACTTTGTACACTCCTATTGGGAATTGAAAACCGTTCACGATCTAGAAGAAGACTTCAAACTCCATGTCATTCCTGATGCTTGTGTCAATGCGCTTCTAAATCTAAGAAACCCTCTGATCTGTGCCTTTACCTACCGCCAAACAACCTATGTGGAGCTCAACCTTGGGAGATCCTTTCATTATGCTGGAATCCAATTTTTTCCTGGTGTTTGGCAGGGTGAAAAAAACGAAATTCAATTTGGTTTCGTAAATTCTGAGTACAAGGGAAAATTTCCACTCATCAAAACCGCAAAACAAATGATTGGTGTTGATTTTTTAGAATTCGCAAATCCACTGAACCAACTCGTAACCATCCTAATTCAAGATGGCATACTCAGACAGAATGTGGTTACCGAACGTATCCTCAATGACATAGAAGAGATTGAATCAGTCGAGGAAATGGCAGCAGCTGTCAATCTATCAACCCGACAATTGCAAAGAAAGCTCAAGGAATCTACTGGCTTTTCACCACACGACTTTCTTAAAATCTTAAGACTCCAACAAGCCTTTCGGAAAGACTACTTAGACTTTTACGTCGACCAATCCCACTTTATTAATCATTTTAAAAAAATTACAGGCTTTACTCCGAAAGAATACTTTAAGACCTTCCATGTCTGATTTATACAATACTCCCCCCTATTTTTTTGCTAAGCTCATTTCATAAAAGAAAGTAGCATGTAGGAGTATACAATATGCAAAAACCGAATGCAATCGGCTGGTTTGATATCTATGTAAATGATTTGGAAAGGGCAAGTAAGTTCTATCAAACGATTTGCCAACAGCAGTTAACTGACTTAGGCGATCCCACAGGGGAGACCAAAATGAAAATGTTTGTCGGAGCCATGGACAAATATGGAGCAAGTGGAGCTCTCGTGAAATCACAATTTGCAAAACCTGGCAATGGCGGAACTCTCGTTTATTTCTCTGTTGAGGATTGCGAATTAAGTGAAGCAAAAGTAAAAAAAGCAGGGGGAAAACTCATTCGACCTAAGTTCTCGATAGGAGAGTTTGGTTTTGTTACTCTTTGCGAAGACACGGAGGGTAACTTAATTGGTTTGAACTCTATGAAATAGTTTGACCAATGGTAGAGGGTAAGGATTTACTCTCTACCAAGTTTATTTCCTCAGATCTAATCTTATAGTATATTTAAAATCAATTCTGACCTCTTCCAATCGATTAAAAAAAATTCTGAAATACTAATAAATTTTTTTTAGACAATATATTAGTATATTATTTAATTCCAATGTGATATAAACTTCACAATATCCAGTTAGACCTCATATTTTCTTTACGAAAAAGAGTACACTTGGAAATTATGCAATATGCTCACTAAAAACTTCCTGCCTAAAAC from the Leptospira ryugenii genome contains:
- a CDS encoding AraC family transcriptional regulator; translation: MEYTTFKPHKDLSWIVDCYWTLLVPKQDNPKKQRIIPDGFLEMAFILGDDIKRYTSTKDYILQPRAMILGQTIDPFYIEPTGYVDTFSIRFIPYGLSHLFNIKLNSLVNKETPLDTILGETEAKELQEQIINAKDAAQRISHIESFLRKKLSNPQKIDCLVKSTLDTIFETLGKKSIQTIVGDSPSLRRKLERKFKKEMGLSPKQYGKIVRFQAALKMLLNRESENLTEIAHMFDYYDQAHFIKDFKDFTSLNPKDFLNNDAMALSSIFYK
- a CDS encoding VOC family protein; this encodes MKKFSSTLFLLLSIFSLAQCGKKENKQISNVAIFEIPSKQIDKSIQFYENIFGIKLLNVEFEGMKMAIFPTEDQQVTGVIIEAEGYEPSANGVTIYLNAGKNLERTLDLIPKNGGKILIPKTPHADQNGFFAIFLDIDGNKLGLHSSD
- a CDS encoding ArsR/SmtB family transcription factor, producing the protein MGVSKLELFNKKQNRIASYAKALGHPARIAILETIIKKRSCICGDLVDELKLAQATVSQHLKALKEVNLISGTIEGPSVCYCINEKAWSEISDYFGTFFSKHEKSTNCC
- a CDS encoding DUF6428 family protein yields the protein MKLSEIKNLLPNLNTLTFKLENGSSVPSHFHITEVGLLTKDFIDCGGTLRKETTINFQLWNSNDIEHRLDSQKLLKILHLAEEKLPLGDAEIEVEYQQDTIGKYDLTFRGSSFLLQNKNTACLASSQCGNSEKQDSQAKVTTKNSCCN
- a CDS encoding chlorite dismutase family protein codes for the protein MEKNFYDFIGGDWGKWKVLNTYQIKGEGLPSPSHLNIVPSDFEKEQSGIWRLRGFTSNVRYANRTELNVLSSIQAPLGREDSNFAALIPIKKSETWWQLSQDERRHIFEESSHHTEIGIKFLPQIARKLFHCRDIGEPYDFLTWFEFSSENRKDFDLLLESLRASEEWEYVESEMEIRLERIEF
- a CDS encoding VOC family protein yields the protein MAQINPHINFNGNAEEAFRFYQSVFGGKLNQIVRLKDLAGPDFPIPDIDADKIMHISLPIGNSLLIGNDVPSFLGKVDEKENRSKISVSTDSKEEADTIFLRLAKTGTVEAEIGDSPWGTYFGMLRDQFGIEWIIEFNAKKT
- a CDS encoding helix-turn-helix domain-containing protein; translation: MNSKYDPVPDGIQKKQSSVLFQEQKPPEKFQDFVHSYWELKTVHDLEEDFKLHVIPDACVNALLNLRNPLICAFTYRQTTYVELNLGRSFHYAGIQFFPGVWQGEKNEIQFGFVNSEYKGKFPLIKTAKQMIGVDFLEFANPLNQLVTILIQDGILRQNVVTERILNDIEEIESVEEMAAAVNLSTRQLQRKLKESTGFSPHDFLKILRLQQAFRKDYLDFYVDQSHFINHFKKITGFTPKEYFKTFHV
- a CDS encoding VOC family protein, whose amino-acid sequence is MQKPNAIGWFDIYVNDLERASKFYQTICQQQLTDLGDPTGETKMKMFVGAMDKYGASGALVKSQFAKPGNGGTLVYFSVEDCELSEAKVKKAGGKLIRPKFSIGEFGFVTLCEDTEGNLIGLNSMK